The Desulfonatronum thiosulfatophilum DNA segment CCATTTTCAGCACGGACAGGCTCAATTCCTCGCCGGGGCAGAAAATGATCAGCCTGCGCACGAAGTTTTTCAACTCTCGAACATTGCCGGGCCACTCCCGCTGCATCAAGACCTCCAGGACGTCCGTCGCGACGACCTTCGGGGTACAGTTCAGTTCAAGGGCCGACAGGCGGTTGAAGTGGTGCACGAGCAGCGGGATGTCCTCGGTTATCTCCCTGAGAGGAGGTGTTTCCACGCTGACCACGTTCAGGCGGTAAAACAGGTCTTCCCGAAAGCTTTTGTCCAGGATCTTGTTCTCCAGGTGCTGATTGGTAGTGGATAGAATCCGGACATCCACCTTGATGTTCCTGCTGCTGCCCAGGGGCCGGATTTCCTGTTCCTGCAAGGCCCGCAGCAGTTTGGTCTGGATGCTTACGGGAATGTCCGCGATTTCATCGAGGTGCAGGCTGGAGCCGTTGGCCTCGGCGAATAGGCCCTTGTGGTCCTTCAAGGCTCCGGTGAAGGAACCCTTTTTGTGTCCGAACAGTTCGCTTTCCAGAAGATGTTCGGGGATGGCCGGGCAATTCACGGATACCAAACCCCTCTCGCAGCGTCGACTCAACGTGTGGATGGCCTTTGCCGCCAATTCCTTGCCGGTGCCCGATTCGCCGCGGATCAGCACCGGATAGTCGGTTCCGGCCACGGAGCGGATGGTTGCGTAAAGTTGTTGCATGGGCGGGCTCTGTCCCACGAATTCCTCCAGAACCGTCTTTTCGGATATTCTTTGCCGCAGGCTCTGGTTCTCGCGGATCAGGCCGCTGCGTTCCAGGGCTTTCTTGATCAGTCGAACCAGATCCGGAATATCGAAGGGTTTGGTGATAAAGTCGTAGGCCCCCAGTTTGATGGACTGCACCGCTGTTTCGATGCTCCCGTACGCCGTCATCATGATCACGGTAGCCTTGGAATCCATGGCCCTGATCTGTTCCAGGAGCTCGATGCCGCTCATTTCCGGCATGCGGACATCCATCAGGATGAGGTCGAAAGGGGAGGCCGCGGCAAGCTCGAGGGCCTGCAATGGACTGTGAGTGACCACGATGTTCGTCTTTTCCAGCTCGTAAGGCAGAATGCGCCGCAAGCCGTCGAGCATGTCCCGCTCATCGTCCACGATAAGTACGTTGAATTGATCCATGGTGGGTCCTTGTGTGGGCTCTGGATAACCGTTCGTTTGCCGTTCGTTGACCAACCAAACCGTGGTCCGGATTATCCCTGTTTGGACCTTGCAAGCCTTTTCGCCGGCTCGTTCGTCATGCGGCGACACCATCCAGGGGCAGCTCGATTCGGAATTCGGTCCATTCTCCGGGTTTGCTTTTCACGCTGATTTCCCCTCCGTGCTCCCGGATGATGCCGTAGCTGACCGAAAGCCCCAGACCGGTGCCTTCGCCGGTGCGTTTGGTGCTGAAGAAGGGATCGAAGATCTTGTCCTGGATGTATTCGGGAATCCCCTGCCCATTGTCCCGGATGGTGAAGACGACGGATCTTTCTTCAACAAGACGTCCGGTGCGCAACGCAATGATCCCTTTTTTCCCGTCTACTGCCTGACGGGAGTTCATCAGCAGGTTGAGGACCACCTGCTTCATCTTGTGCGCGTCCATGTTCAATTTCGGCAGATCCGGATCCAGGTTCAGTTCCAGGGAAACGCCTTGTTTCTTGAATTGTTCGCTGACCATGACCAACACCTCTTCCAGACACTGGTTAAGGGAGGCCGGCTGCTTTTTTGTTTCCCGGCTCCGGGCGAAGTGGAGCAGGTCCCCGACAATCCGCTTGCAGTTCAGGGTTTGCTTTTCAATGGTGCTCAGATCCTTCAGGCCTTGAGGGTAGTCGGAAAGCTGCCGTTTGAGCAGTTCCACATAGCAGAGGATTACGCCGAGAGGATTGTTGATTTCATGGGCCACGCCGGATGCCAGCTGGCCCATGGCCACCATTTTCTCGGTCTGCTGGATCTTTTGTTCCATATGTTTCTGGTCGGTGATCTCTTTGACGTAGCGGATCACGCTTTCCACTTCTCCCTGCTCGTCCGTAACCGGATAGCAGTGAACCTGAAAAATTCCCTGCTGCGCCGGACATCTGCTTTCATAGACCACGGCTGATTTGGTGCCCATCGCCGTCTTCAGGCCGCACTCCTTGCAGGGGCTTTCTCCACTGCCGTGAATTTCAAAACACTTGCGACCGATGACATCCTCCGTGTCCACATCATAGCGTTTGGTGTAGGCTTTGTTGACCATCCGGATTCGGAAGTCGCTGCCCATCAGCACCACTTGGTCGGTGATTCCGTCAAAAACGGATTGCAGCAGGTCCTTGCTTTGGATCAGCTTTTCCATGTTCTGCAAACTCTCCACGGCAATGCCGATCTGCCGACCGATGGAC contains these protein-coding regions:
- a CDS encoding sigma-54-dependent transcriptional regulator, encoding MDQFNVLIVDDERDMLDGLRRILPYELEKTNIVVTHSPLQALELAAASPFDLILMDVRMPEMSGIELLEQIRAMDSKATVIMMTAYGSIETAVQSIKLGAYDFITKPFDIPDLVRLIKKALERSGLIRENQSLRQRISEKTVLEEFVGQSPPMQQLYATIRSVAGTDYPVLIRGESGTGKELAAKAIHTLSRRCERGLVSVNCPAIPEHLLESELFGHKKGSFTGALKDHKGLFAEANGSSLHLDEIADIPVSIQTKLLRALQEQEIRPLGSSRNIKVDVRILSTTNQHLENKILDKSFREDLFYRLNVVSVETPPLREITEDIPLLVHHFNRLSALELNCTPKVVATDVLEVLMQREWPGNVRELKNFVRRLIIFCPGEELSLSVLKMVDGRHAARPVPDNTIESEAIEPYAEAKTKAINAFTDEYVRDVLSRTGGNVSQAAKMAGLSRVALQKIIRRMNMIPGEYRSE